The following are encoded together in the Vibrio splendidus genome:
- the cysQ gene encoding 3'(2'),5'-bisphosphate nucleotidase CysQ, producing MPITKDLSHLLPPVIEIARSAGQLILEIYEKKDYEEFTKSDDTPVTSADLAAHKLILKKLSELTPDIPVLSEEDADISLEQRSQWDRYWLVDPLDGTQEFIARSGDFATIIALIEHNKPVMGVVYAPVSGVSYYAYSGKGAWKIPDLNDSVKIKTHRHELPNQSIAMAISRRQDINRITSRMSSAWNYDLVPLGSAALKACLVAEGAVDCYLRIGPTGEWDTAATQCIVEEAGGRILSTQLEPLSYNERDTLENPNFIVLGDADLPWAEILQGKD from the coding sequence ATGCCGATAACAAAAGATTTGTCTCACCTCCTCCCTCCAGTCATTGAGATCGCACGATCGGCTGGACAGCTCATCTTAGAGATCTATGAGAAAAAAGATTACGAAGAGTTCACCAAGAGTGATGACACTCCGGTCACCAGTGCCGACCTTGCAGCACATAAGCTGATATTAAAAAAACTCAGTGAATTGACGCCTGATATTCCCGTATTATCCGAAGAAGACGCCGACATCAGCCTAGAGCAACGATCTCAATGGGATCGCTACTGGTTGGTTGACCCGCTGGATGGTACGCAGGAGTTCATTGCAAGAAGTGGTGATTTCGCGACAATTATTGCCTTAATTGAGCATAACAAGCCGGTAATGGGCGTCGTGTACGCCCCCGTTTCAGGTGTGAGCTATTACGCTTACAGTGGCAAAGGCGCTTGGAAGATCCCAGATCTTAATGACAGTGTGAAGATTAAGACACACCGCCATGAACTGCCAAACCAATCCATCGCGATGGCGATCAGTCGCCGTCAAGACATCAACCGCATCACTAGTCGTATGAGCTCTGCTTGGAACTACGACTTGGTTCCTCTTGGCTCAGCAGCGCTTAAAGCATGTTTAGTCGCAGAAGGTGCTGTGGATTGTTATCTACGTATTGGACCAACCGGAGAGTGGGATACAGCCGCAACCCAGTGCATTGTTGAAGAAGCCGGAGGCCGAATCCTAAGCACTCAATTAGAGCCGCTCTCTTACAATGAAAGGGATACTCTAGAGAATCCAAACTTCATTGTGCTTGGCGATGCGGACTTACCTTGGGCAGAAATCTTACAAGGTAAAGACTAA
- the nudE gene encoding ADP compounds hydrolase NudE produces MTKRTKPEILAQQTVAQSKLFSIESLDLRFSNGVERTYERMKPSGRNAVMMVPITEHGDILLVREYAAGTERYELGFPKGLIDPGEQPNEAAVRELKEEIGFGANKLTPLKEVILAPSYFSSKMTLFIAEELYPEKLEGDEPEPLDIVRWPLAQAEELLTHLDFCEARSITALLLALRVLNNN; encoded by the coding sequence ATGACAAAAAGGACCAAGCCAGAAATTTTGGCTCAACAAACTGTCGCTCAATCAAAACTATTCTCTATCGAGTCTCTCGATTTACGCTTTTCCAACGGTGTAGAGCGTACCTACGAACGCATGAAGCCCAGCGGTCGCAACGCAGTAATGATGGTTCCGATTACTGAACACGGCGATATTCTGTTGGTGCGTGAATACGCTGCGGGTACTGAACGCTATGAACTCGGCTTCCCAAAAGGACTGATTGATCCCGGCGAACAACCAAATGAAGCCGCGGTTCGTGAACTAAAAGAAGAGATTGGCTTTGGCGCTAATAAACTCACGCCTTTAAAAGAAGTGATTCTCGCCCCTTCTTATTTCTCTAGCAAAATGACGCTGTTTATCGCAGAAGAACTCTATCCAGAGAAGCTAGAAGGTGATGAGCCAGAGCCACTAGACATTGTCCGCTGGCCACTTGCTCAAGCCGAAGAACTGTTAACGCATCTCGACTTCTGTGAGGCTCGCAGTATTACAGCTCTACTATTAGCCCTTCGTGTATTAAACAATAATTAG
- a CDS encoding type II secretion system protein M — MRNMIEPLQAWWTSISQREQRLVVGCSVLLVLGVVYWGLLQPLSQRAELAQSRIQSEKQLLAWVTDKANQVVELRGSGGISASQPLNQSVPASMRRFNIELIRVQPRGEMLQVWIKPVPFNKFVDWLTYLKEKQGVEVEFMDIDRSDSPGVIEINRLQFKRG; from the coding sequence ATGAGAAATATGATTGAACCACTCCAAGCGTGGTGGACTTCAATAAGTCAAAGAGAGCAACGATTAGTTGTTGGTTGCTCAGTTTTATTGGTGTTGGGGGTCGTTTATTGGGGGTTATTACAGCCACTCAGTCAGCGAGCTGAACTTGCACAAAGTCGTATTCAAAGTGAGAAGCAGCTTCTTGCTTGGGTAACGGACAAAGCGAATCAAGTCGTTGAACTACGAGGCAGCGGTGGCATCAGTGCCAGCCAGCCTTTAAACCAATCTGTGCCTGCTTCTATGCGTCGGTTTAACATCGAGCTGATACGCGTACAACCACGTGGTGAGATGCTGCAAGTGTGGATTAAGCCTGTACCATTTAATAAGTTCGTTGACTGGCTGACATACCTGAAAGAAAAGCAGGGTGTTGAGGTTGAGTTTATGGATATTGATCGTTCTGATAGCCCTGGGGTTATTGAGATCAACCGACTACAGTTTAAACGAGGTTAA
- the nfuA gene encoding Fe-S biogenesis protein NfuA — protein MSNITITETAQTHFANLLSQQPEGTNIRVFVVNPGTQNAECGVSYCPTDAIEASDTKLSFEAFSAYVDELSLPFLDEAEIDFVTDKMGSQLTLKAPNAKMRKVSDDATLIERVEYAIQTQVNPQLAGHGGHVSLVEITEEGAAIVAFGGGCNGCSMVDVTLKEGIEKELLQQFEGELTAVRDATEHDRGEHSYY, from the coding sequence GTGTCAAATATTACTATTACAGAAACCGCTCAAACTCATTTTGCCAATCTGCTGTCACAGCAGCCTGAAGGTACAAACATTCGTGTGTTCGTGGTAAACCCAGGTACGCAAAACGCTGAGTGTGGTGTTTCTTACTGCCCAACAGATGCTATCGAAGCGTCTGACACAAAGCTTTCTTTTGAAGCTTTCTCTGCGTACGTAGATGAGCTAAGCCTACCATTCCTAGATGAAGCTGAAATTGACTTCGTTACAGACAAAATGGGCTCTCAACTTACACTTAAAGCACCAAACGCGAAGATGCGTAAAGTATCAGACGATGCAACGTTGATCGAACGTGTTGAGTATGCAATCCAAACACAAGTGAACCCACAGCTTGCTGGCCACGGTGGTCACGTTAGCCTAGTAGAGATAACTGAAGAAGGTGCTGCTATCGTTGCATTTGGCGGCGGTTGTAACGGTTGTTCTATGGTTGATGTAACGCTTAAAGAAGGCATCGAGAAAGAACTTCTTCAACAATTCGAAGGTGAATTGACTGCCGTTCGTGATGCAACTGAACACGATCGCGGTGAGCACTCTTACTACTAA
- a CDS encoding ComF family protein, which translates to MLSDWLQKHTPRLVTPQCHLCKLDKSHSDAHPRWCDSCLNLFESVPRCQRCGLKTLTIVEQCGQCLSQPPPWHRLYCVGDYTFPTARYIQQMKYADKFWFARDLSKLLASRIEHPAPLITSVPLHWRRYIHRGFNQSQLLANYTAQELGVKDEVLFRRIRSTASQQGLTKSARLHNLKSAFTLRKQDFQGTVPSHVAIIDDVVTTGSTVYQLCQLLLEVGVKRIDIYCICRTPEPSG; encoded by the coding sequence ATGTTATCTGATTGGCTACAAAAACACACACCACGTCTGGTCACACCTCAATGCCATCTGTGCAAGCTAGATAAGTCGCACAGCGATGCTCACCCTCGATGGTGTGATTCTTGTCTTAATCTCTTTGAGTCAGTTCCTCGCTGCCAACGATGTGGCTTGAAAACACTGACGATCGTCGAACAGTGTGGTCAATGCTTATCTCAACCTCCACCTTGGCATCGTCTCTATTGCGTTGGGGACTACACCTTTCCAACAGCACGTTACATTCAACAAATGAAGTACGCCGATAAGTTTTGGTTTGCACGCGATCTGTCAAAGTTATTGGCTTCACGTATCGAGCACCCTGCTCCGCTGATCACCAGCGTACCTCTGCATTGGCGTCGATATATTCATCGTGGCTTTAATCAAAGTCAGCTGCTTGCTAATTACACAGCTCAAGAACTTGGTGTTAAAGATGAGGTGCTGTTCCGTCGAATTCGCTCAACCGCTTCTCAGCAAGGGCTAACTAAATCCGCACGATTACACAATCTAAAGAGTGCTTTTACGCTTCGAAAACAAGACTTTCAAGGAACTGTCCCTTCTCACGTCGCGATAATTGATGATGTTGTAACCACCGGCAGTACTGTGTATCAATTATGCCAATTACTACTTGAAGTAGGCGTGAAAAGGATTGATATTTACTGCATCTGCCGCACTCCTGAGCCCTCTGGATAA
- a CDS encoding type II secretion system protein N has protein sequence MKRGLSFKYGLLFSVIFIVFFSVSLLLHLPAAFALKHAPAVRGLSIEGVEGTVWQGRANNIAWQCVNYGSVQWDFQFSKLFQAKAELAVRFGRNSDMNLSGKGRVGYSMSGAYAENLVASMPARNVMKYAPAIPVPVSIAGQVELTIKHAVHVQPWCQSGEGTLAWSGAAVDSPVGSLDLGPVIADITCEDNTIAAKGIQKSEQVDSEFSASVTPNQSYTSAAWFKPGAEFPSAMQSQLKWLGNPDSQGKYQFTYQGRF, from the coding sequence GTGAAACGCGGTTTATCTTTCAAATATGGCCTGTTATTCAGCGTCATTTTTATCGTTTTTTTCTCAGTAAGCTTGTTGCTGCATTTGCCTGCCGCTTTTGCTCTCAAGCATGCGCCCGCTGTGCGTGGTTTAAGCATTGAAGGCGTTGAGGGCACCGTTTGGCAAGGTCGCGCTAACAATATTGCGTGGCAGTGTGTCAATTACGGCTCAGTGCAGTGGGACTTCCAGTTCTCTAAACTATTCCAAGCCAAAGCCGAGCTTGCGGTTCGCTTTGGTCGTAACAGCGATATGAACTTATCCGGTAAAGGTCGTGTTGGATATAGCATGAGCGGTGCTTACGCGGAAAACTTAGTCGCATCCATGCCAGCAAGAAACGTGATGAAATATGCGCCGGCTATCCCAGTGCCAGTGTCTATTGCCGGACAAGTTGAACTGACGATCAAACATGCGGTTCATGTTCAGCCTTGGTGCCAATCTGGTGAAGGTACGCTTGCTTGGTCTGGTGCAGCAGTCGACTCGCCAGTGGGTTCATTAGACCTCGGCCCTGTGATTGCGGATATTACCTGTGAAGACAACACCATTGCAGCTAAAGGCATCCAGAAGAGTGAGCAAGTGGACAGTGAGTTCTCTGCGAGCGTAACGCCAAATCAAAGCTACACCTCGGCGGCATGGTTTAAGCCAGGCGCAGAATTCCCATCAGCGATGCAGAGCCAGCTTAAGTGGTTGGGCAACCCTGACAGCCAAGGTAAATATCAGTTTACTTACCAAGGTCGTTTTTAA
- the gspL gene encoding type II secretion system protein GspL has product MSEFLTVRLSSEPQSPVQWLVWSTSQQEVIASGELSSWEQLDELTPYAEKRSCIALLPGNECLIKRVEIPKGAARQFDSMLPFLLEDEVAQDIEDLHLTILDKDASHATVCGVDREWLKHALELFREANIIFRKVLPDTLAVPFEEQGISALQIDQHWLLRQGNYQAVSISEAWLPMFLQSDWVVAGEEEQATTIFSYTAMPSDDVQQQSGVEWQAKPAELVMSLLSQQAITSSVNLLTGTFKTKSSFSKYWRVWQKVAIAACLLVAVIVTQQVLKVQQYEAQAEAYRAESERIFRAVLPGKQRIPTISYLKRQMNDEAKKYGGSGEGESLLGWLALLPETLGQVKSIEVESIRYDGNRSEVRLQAKSSDFQHFETARVKLEEKFVVEQGPLNRNGDAVFGSFTLKPHQ; this is encoded by the coding sequence GTGAGCGAGTTTCTGACCGTTCGACTGAGTAGCGAACCACAAAGCCCTGTGCAGTGGTTAGTTTGGTCGACAAGCCAACAAGAAGTGATAGCAAGTGGCGAACTGTCTAGCTGGGAACAGCTTGACGAGTTAACGCCTTACGCTGAAAAGCGCAGCTGTATCGCTTTATTGCCGGGAAATGAATGCTTAATTAAGCGTGTTGAGATCCCGAAAGGTGCTGCTCGCCAGTTCGACTCTATGTTGCCGTTTTTGTTAGAAGACGAAGTGGCACAAGATATCGAAGACTTACATCTGACTATTTTAGATAAAGACGCGAGTCACGCTACCGTGTGTGGTGTGGATCGTGAATGGCTAAAACACGCTTTAGAGCTGTTTCGCGAAGCCAATATTATCTTCCGTAAGGTGCTGCCAGATACACTAGCCGTGCCTTTTGAAGAACAAGGCATCAGTGCGTTGCAGATAGACCAGCATTGGTTATTGCGCCAAGGTAACTATCAAGCGGTATCGATTAGCGAAGCATGGTTACCTATGTTCCTGCAAAGTGACTGGGTTGTTGCTGGTGAGGAAGAGCAAGCGACGACAATTTTCAGCTACACCGCGATGCCGAGCGACGACGTTCAACAACAAAGTGGTGTGGAGTGGCAAGCTAAGCCTGCTGAATTGGTGATGTCTTTATTGAGTCAGCAAGCGATCACAAGCAGCGTGAATTTACTGACTGGCACCTTTAAAACCAAATCTTCATTCAGTAAATATTGGCGTGTTTGGCAGAAAGTGGCGATTGCTGCTTGTTTGCTGGTGGCCGTGATTGTGACTCAACAAGTATTGAAGGTTCAGCAGTATGAAGCGCAAGCCGAAGCTTACAGAGCCGAGAGTGAACGTATTTTTAGAGCTGTGCTGCCAGGTAAACAACGAATTCCGACAATAAGCTACCTTAAGCGTCAGATGAATGATGAAGCTAAGAAATACGGTGGTTCAGGCGAGGGTGAATCCCTACTCGGTTGGCTAGCATTGTTGCCTGAAACCTTAGGACAAGTGAAGTCGATCGAAGTTGAAAGCATTCGTTATGATGGTAACCGTTCTGAGGTTCGACTTCAGGCGAAAAGCTCTGACTTCCAACACTTTGAGACCGCAAGGGTGAAACTCGAAGAGAAGTTTGTCGTTGAGCAAGGGCCATTGAACCGTAATGGCGATGCCGTATTTGGCAGTTTTACTCTTAAACCCCATCAATAA
- the bioH gene encoding pimeloyl-ACP methyl ester esterase BioH, protein MSDALYWHVSGQGPDLVLVHGWGMNGAVWQQTVTALEADFRVHVVDLPGYGHSAHCHAQDLEEIAQQLLADAPKQAIWVGWSLGGLVATHMALHHSDYVSKLVTVASSPKFAAAKEPVLWRGIQPNVLSAFTEQLVEDFQTTIERFMALQAMGSPSARQDVKQLKQAVLSRPLPNPDSLLAGLKMLSDVDLREQLPQISVPMLRLYGRLDGLVPIKVAKYLDKAIPHTEQYIFTQSSHAPFMTEADAFCSELVSFAQK, encoded by the coding sequence ATGAGTGACGCGTTGTATTGGCATGTTTCTGGGCAAGGGCCTGATTTAGTTCTGGTTCACGGTTGGGGTATGAATGGTGCCGTATGGCAGCAAACGGTTACTGCTTTAGAAGCTGACTTCCGAGTGCATGTTGTTGACCTTCCTGGGTATGGACACAGCGCGCACTGCCACGCTCAAGATCTTGAAGAGATTGCTCAACAACTATTGGCCGACGCTCCCAAGCAAGCGATTTGGGTTGGTTGGTCACTCGGTGGGTTGGTCGCGACGCACATGGCTCTCCATCACTCAGATTATGTAAGCAAATTGGTGACTGTCGCCAGTTCTCCTAAATTCGCCGCCGCAAAAGAACCGGTTTTATGGCGAGGCATCCAGCCAAACGTATTAAGCGCATTCACCGAGCAGCTGGTTGAAGACTTCCAAACCACCATCGAACGCTTTATGGCACTGCAGGCCATGGGTAGCCCTTCAGCAAGACAAGATGTCAAACAACTCAAGCAAGCGGTGTTGTCGCGCCCATTACCAAATCCTGATTCATTATTGGCTGGTTTAAAGATGCTGTCTGATGTCGACCTCCGTGAACAACTGCCACAGATCTCTGTGCCTATGCTGCGTTTATACGGTCGATTAGATGGGCTTGTGCCAATCAAGGTTGCAAAATATTTGGACAAAGCCATACCTCATACCGAGCAATACATCTTCACGCAGTCTTCACACGCGCCTTTTATGACTGAAGCGGATGCCTTTTGCAGTGAACTGGTCAGCTTCGCCCAAAAATAA